A genomic segment from Stenotrophomonas maltophilia encodes:
- a CDS encoding inorganic phosphate transporter, with protein sequence MLTLVLVVILAALVFEFINGFHDTANSIATVVATKVLSPGWAVMLAAFMNLLGALTGTAVALTIASGLLNTNVVDVTPQVILCALLGGIIWNLITWWKGLPSSSSHALIGGLCGAGLAAAHNNWDALIWSERLGSWAQNKGLLWKVFVPMITSPIAGFLLGIVVMVLLWALIAGLAKIGGAIGRLARPRIVNAFFGKAQIASAAYMGFAHGHNDAQKTMGIIAMTLIGAEATGALNDLPSWLAFMHPDAHAGDGIAMWIVLTCAVVMAAGTASGGWKIIKTLGHKMVKLHPIHGFAAETSSATILTLAAHFGMPVSTTHSISTAIMGVGFAKNPRSLKFGVIERIVWAWILTIPAAGGCAYLILKLFELFGWT encoded by the coding sequence ATGTTGACCCTTGTCCTGGTGGTGATCCTGGCCGCACTCGTCTTCGAGTTCATCAACGGCTTCCACGACACCGCCAACTCCATTGCCACCGTGGTGGCGACCAAGGTGCTCTCGCCCGGTTGGGCGGTGATGCTGGCCGCCTTCATGAATCTCCTCGGTGCGCTGACCGGTACCGCGGTAGCGCTGACCATCGCGTCGGGCCTGCTCAACACCAACGTGGTCGACGTCACCCCGCAGGTGATCCTGTGCGCCCTGCTGGGCGGCATCATCTGGAACCTGATCACCTGGTGGAAGGGCCTGCCGTCCTCGTCCTCGCACGCCCTGATCGGTGGCCTCTGCGGCGCCGGCCTGGCCGCGGCCCACAACAACTGGGACGCATTGATCTGGTCCGAGCGCCTGGGTAGCTGGGCGCAGAACAAGGGCCTGCTGTGGAAGGTGTTCGTGCCGATGATCACCTCGCCGATCGCCGGCTTCCTGCTCGGCATCGTGGTGATGGTGCTGCTGTGGGCGCTGATCGCCGGCCTGGCCAAGATCGGTGGTGCCATCGGCCGCCTGGCCCGCCCGCGCATCGTCAATGCTTTCTTCGGCAAGGCGCAGATCGCCTCGGCGGCCTATATGGGCTTCGCCCACGGCCATAACGACGCGCAGAAGACCATGGGCATCATCGCCATGACCCTGATTGGTGCCGAAGCCACCGGCGCACTGAACGACCTGCCGTCCTGGCTGGCCTTCATGCACCCGGACGCGCATGCCGGTGACGGCATCGCGATGTGGATCGTGCTGACCTGTGCGGTGGTGATGGCGGCTGGTACCGCTTCGGGTGGCTGGAAGATCATCAAGACCCTGGGCCACAAGATGGTGAAGCTGCATCCGATTCACGGCTTCGCCGCGGAGACCAGCTCGGCCACCATCCTGACCCTGGCCGCCCACTTCGGCATGCCGGTCTCGACCACGCACAGCATCTCCACCGCGATCATGGGCGTCGGCTTCGCCAAGAACCCGCGCTCGCTGAAGTTCGGCGTGATCGAACGCATCGTCTGGGCCTGGATCCTGACCATCCCGGCAGCCGGCGGCTGCGCGTACCTGATCCTGAAGCTGTTCGAGCTGTTCGGCTGGACCTGA
- a CDS encoding S10 family peptidase, whose translation MKSLLHTAALCVGLLIAPASVLAAPDADAKSDPKEEKTEAPALPADASARQSMRLAGRTLDYTATVGTLPVRDAKGKVIADVVFTAYTMPGKDRPVTFALNGGPGASSVYLNMGAIGPKVVTFGSEGDSASAPATLHDNPGTWLDFTDLVFIDPVGTGFSRARIGDDEAKKALYNPSADIEYLSRSIYDWLLRNQRMASRKYLTGESYGGYRGPRITHFLQTRLGVAMNGLVLVSPYLSPTLEDNADVSPMAWMQTLPSIAAAHLERQGKLTDAAMQEVVEYTRGDYATALMKGRSDPQATEAMLRRVTALTGLDPQFVRRAGGRLETQAYLREVFRDKGTLGSRYDSNVTAFDPFPNDPEQRANDPLLDSIIAPTTTAMVDFVTRVVGWKVDARYQALNYDVNRLWDRNGELRQGAVTQLRQAVAIDPHLQVLIVHGWNDLSCPFMGSILTVDQMPTMGSNPDRVQVRSYPGGHMFYSRADSQAAFRKDVQALFQRN comes from the coding sequence ATGAAGTCCCTGTTGCATACTGCCGCGCTCTGCGTCGGCCTGCTCATCGCCCCAGCCAGCGTGCTGGCCGCGCCCGACGCCGACGCCAAGTCTGATCCGAAAGAGGAGAAGACCGAGGCACCTGCGCTGCCCGCAGACGCCTCGGCCCGCCAGAGCATGCGCCTGGCCGGCCGCACCCTCGACTACACCGCCACCGTCGGCACCCTGCCGGTACGCGATGCCAAGGGCAAGGTGATCGCCGACGTGGTGTTCACCGCCTACACGATGCCGGGCAAGGACCGGCCGGTGACCTTCGCGCTCAATGGCGGCCCCGGCGCATCGTCGGTGTACCTCAACATGGGTGCCATCGGGCCCAAGGTGGTGACCTTCGGCTCCGAGGGTGACAGCGCATCGGCGCCGGCCACCCTGCACGACAACCCGGGCACCTGGCTGGACTTCACCGATCTGGTGTTCATCGATCCGGTCGGCACCGGCTTCAGCCGCGCGCGCATCGGCGACGACGAAGCCAAGAAGGCGCTGTACAACCCCAGTGCCGACATCGAGTACCTGTCACGCTCGATCTACGACTGGCTGCTGCGCAACCAGCGCATGGCGTCGCGCAAGTACCTGACCGGCGAAAGCTATGGCGGCTACCGTGGCCCGCGCATCACCCACTTCCTGCAGACCCGGCTGGGCGTGGCGATGAATGGCCTGGTGCTGGTCTCGCCCTACCTGAGCCCGACCCTGGAAGACAACGCCGATGTCTCGCCGATGGCGTGGATGCAGACGCTGCCGTCAATCGCTGCAGCGCACCTGGAGCGCCAGGGCAAGCTGACCGATGCGGCAATGCAGGAGGTGGTCGAATACACCCGTGGCGACTACGCCACCGCGCTGATGAAGGGTCGCAGCGATCCGCAGGCGACCGAGGCGATGCTGCGCCGGGTGACCGCGCTGACCGGGCTGGATCCGCAGTTCGTGCGCCGGGCCGGTGGCCGCCTGGAAACCCAGGCCTACCTGCGCGAAGTGTTCCGCGACAAGGGCACGCTGGGCAGCCGCTACGACTCCAACGTGACCGCGTTCGATCCGTTCCCGAATGATCCGGAGCAGCGCGCCAATGACCCGCTGCTGGACAGCATCATCGCGCCAACCACCACGGCGATGGTCGACTTCGTGACGCGCGTGGTCGGCTGGAAGGTGGATGCACGCTACCAGGCGCTGAATTACGACGTGAACCGGCTGTGGGACCGCAACGGCGAGCTGCGCCAGGGCGCGGTGACCCAGCTGCGCCAGGCGGTGGCGATCGATCCGCACCTGCAGGTGCTGATCGTGCACGGCTGGAATGACCTGTCATGCCCGTTCATGGGGTCGATCCTGACCGTGGACCAGATGCCGACGATGGGCAGCAATCCGGACCGGGTGCAGGTGCGCAGTTATCCGGGCGGGCACATGTTCTACAGCCGGGCCGACAGCCAGGCGGCCTTCCGCAAGGATGTGCAGGCGTTGTTCCAGCGTAACTAA
- a CDS encoding GNAT family N-acetyltransferase produces MASHSLLFPGLPLHSARLVLSPIRRDDAVALFALQSNPEVMRWWNHPAWTRQAEAREQIDDDLAAHAIGTQLKLAVRESLEGPLLGICVVFAVDRDAARAEIGYLLAPDRQGQGYMHEALQQVLAYLFRTLHLHRVEAEIDPRNAPSAHVLERLGFHREGVLRQRWRIQGKLADSAVYGLLADDDAAATLPA; encoded by the coding sequence TTGGCCAGCCACTCGCTGCTGTTCCCCGGCCTGCCGCTGCACAGTGCACGGCTGGTCCTGAGCCCGATCCGCCGTGACGACGCCGTCGCGCTGTTCGCGCTGCAGTCCAACCCGGAAGTGATGCGCTGGTGGAACCATCCGGCTTGGACGCGACAGGCTGAAGCGCGCGAACAGATCGACGATGATCTCGCCGCCCATGCCATCGGCACCCAGCTGAAGCTGGCCGTGCGCGAATCGCTGGAAGGTCCGCTGCTGGGCATCTGCGTGGTGTTCGCGGTGGACCGCGATGCCGCGCGCGCGGAGATCGGCTACCTGCTGGCACCCGATCGCCAGGGCCAGGGCTATATGCACGAGGCCCTGCAACAGGTACTGGCCTACCTGTTCCGCACCCTGCACCTGCATCGCGTGGAAGCCGAGATCGACCCGCGCAACGCCCCGTCCGCGCACGTGCTGGAACGCCTGGGCTTCCACCGCGAGGGGGTGCTGCGCCAACGGTGGCGCATCCAGGGGAAACTGGCCGACTCGGCCGTCTATGGCCTGCTGGCCGACGACGACGCGGCAGCAACCCTGCCCGCTTGA
- the parE gene encoding DNA topoisomerase IV subunit B, which translates to MNARYNAADIEVLSGLDPVKRRPGMYTDTARPNHLAQEVIDNSVDEALAGHARSIEITLYKDGSVEVSDDGRGMPVDIHPEEKIPGVELILTRLHAGGKFSNNNYTFSGGLHGVGVSVVNALSTLVEVHIKREGAEHRITFRNGDRATPLEVVGTVGKKNTGTRVRFWPDPKYFDTPKFAVRALKHLLRAKAVLCPGLTVKLTDEATGEVDTWYYEDGLRDYLKLELGERESLPADLFVGNLKKDTEIVDWAVAWLPEGELVQESYVNLIPTAQHGTHVNGLRTGLTEALREFCDFRNLLPRGVKLAPEDVWDRVSFVLSLKMTDPQFSGQTKERLSSRQAAGFVEGAAHDAFSLLLNQNVELGEKIAQIAIERASARLKTEKLVVRKKVTQGPALPGKLADCISQDLSRTELFLVEGDSAGGSAKQARDKDFQAILPLRGKILNTWEVSSNSVLASEEVHNLAVAIGCDPGKDDITGLRYGKVIILADADSDGLHIATLLTALFLKHFPALVDAGHVFVAMPPLFRIDVGKQVFYALDEEEKRSMLDKIEREKIKGAINVTRFKGLGEMNPPQLRESTIHPDTRRLVQLTVDDGEQTRSLMDMLLAKKRASDRKGWLESKGDLASLEV; encoded by the coding sequence ATGAACGCCCGCTATAACGCCGCCGATATTGAAGTCCTGTCCGGCCTTGACCCGGTCAAGCGCCGTCCCGGCATGTATACCGACACCGCGCGCCCGAACCACCTGGCGCAGGAAGTGATCGACAACTCGGTGGACGAGGCCCTCGCCGGCCACGCCCGCTCGATCGAGATCACCCTGTACAAGGACGGCAGCGTGGAGGTCAGCGATGACGGCCGTGGCATGCCGGTGGACATCCATCCGGAAGAGAAGATCCCGGGTGTCGAGCTGATCCTGACCCGCCTGCATGCGGGCGGCAAGTTCAGCAACAACAACTACACCTTCTCCGGCGGCCTGCACGGCGTCGGCGTCAGCGTGGTCAACGCGCTGTCGACCCTGGTGGAGGTGCACATCAAGCGCGAAGGTGCCGAACACCGCATTACCTTCCGCAACGGCGACCGCGCCACGCCGCTGGAAGTGGTCGGCACCGTGGGCAAGAAGAACACCGGTACACGCGTGCGCTTCTGGCCCGACCCGAAGTACTTCGATACACCGAAGTTCGCGGTGCGTGCGTTGAAGCACCTGCTGCGCGCCAAGGCCGTGCTGTGCCCGGGCCTGACCGTGAAGCTGACCGACGAAGCCACCGGTGAAGTCGATACCTGGTACTACGAAGACGGCCTGCGCGATTACCTGAAGCTGGAACTGGGCGAGCGCGAATCGCTGCCGGCCGACCTGTTCGTCGGCAACCTGAAGAAGGACACCGAAATCGTTGACTGGGCCGTGGCCTGGCTGCCGGAAGGCGAGCTGGTGCAGGAAAGCTACGTCAACCTGATTCCCACCGCCCAGCACGGCACCCACGTCAACGGCCTGCGTACCGGCCTGACCGAGGCGCTGCGTGAGTTCTGCGACTTCCGCAACCTGCTGCCGCGTGGCGTCAAGCTGGCCCCGGAAGACGTGTGGGATCGCGTCTCGTTCGTGCTGTCGCTGAAGATGACCGACCCGCAGTTCAGCGGCCAGACCAAGGAGCGCCTGTCCTCGCGCCAGGCCGCCGGCTTCGTTGAGGGCGCCGCCCACGATGCCTTCAGCCTGCTGCTGAACCAGAACGTGGAGCTGGGCGAGAAGATTGCGCAGATCGCCATCGAGCGCGCCAGTGCGCGCCTGAAGACCGAGAAGCTGGTCGTCCGCAAGAAGGTCACCCAGGGCCCGGCCCTGCCTGGCAAGCTGGCCGACTGCATCAGCCAGGACCTGTCGCGCACCGAGCTGTTCCTGGTGGAGGGTGACTCGGCAGGCGGCAGCGCCAAGCAGGCGCGCGACAAGGACTTCCAGGCGATCCTGCCGCTGCGCGGCAAGATCCTCAACACCTGGGAAGTCTCGTCCAACAGCGTGCTGGCTTCGGAAGAAGTGCACAACTTGGCCGTGGCCATCGGCTGCGACCCCGGCAAGGACGACATCACCGGCCTGCGCTACGGCAAGGTCATCATCCTGGCCGACGCGGACTCCGACGGCCTGCACATCGCTACCCTGCTGACGGCGCTGTTCCTGAAGCACTTCCCGGCGCTGGTCGATGCCGGCCATGTGTTCGTGGCGATGCCGCCGCTGTTCCGCATCGACGTGGGCAAGCAGGTGTTCTACGCCCTGGACGAGGAAGAAAAGCGCTCGATGCTGGACAAGATTGAACGCGAGAAGATCAAGGGCGCGATCAACGTCACCCGCTTCAAGGGCCTGGGCGAGATGAATCCGCCGCAGCTGCGCGAGTCGACCATCCATCCCGATACGCGCCGCCTGGTGCAGCTGACCGTGGACGATGGCGAGCAGACCCGCTCGCTGATGGACATGCTGCTGGCCAAGAAGCGTGCATCCGACCGCAAGGGTTGGCTGGAGTCGAAGGGCGACCTCGCCTCCCTGGAAGTCTGA
- a CDS encoding CTP synthase: MTPLIFVTGGVVSSLGKGIAAASLAAILEARGLKVTMMKLDPYINVDPGTMSPFQHGEVYVTDDGAETDLDLGHYERFVRTRLSRKNSVTTGRIYENVIRKERRGDYLGATVQVIPHITDEIRRCIDEATEGYDVALVEIGGTVGDIESLPFLEAIRQVRTERGPEKALFMHLTLVPYIGAAGELKTKPTQHSVKELRSIGIQPDVLLCRSEQAVPDSERRKIAQFTNVSERAVISVPDVDVLYRIPSGLHAQGLDEIVVNQLKLADKVGPVDLSMWEDAVDATLHPLDEVTIAVVGKYVDHQDAYKSVGEALKHGGLRQRTKVNLKWLEAQDLEGTDMAALADVDGILVPGGFGDRGFEGKVLTSKFAREQHVPYFGICYGMQAAVVDYARNVVGLEGANSTENDRQSPNPVIGLITEWRTATGDVEKRDDKSDLGGTMRLGLQEQRLKPGTLARELYGKDVVAERHRHRYEFNNRYRTQLEDAGLVIAGKSMDDTLVEVVELPRDAHPWFLACQAHPEFLSTPRDGHPLFIGFIRAARERKAGGKLLQEARA; the protein is encoded by the coding sequence ATGACTCCCTTGATTTTCGTAACCGGCGGCGTGGTGTCCTCGCTCGGCAAAGGCATTGCCGCCGCGTCGCTGGCCGCCATTCTCGAAGCCCGTGGCCTGAAGGTCACGATGATGAAGCTCGACCCGTACATCAACGTCGACCCGGGCACCATGAGCCCGTTCCAGCACGGTGAGGTGTATGTCACCGACGACGGCGCCGAGACCGACCTCGACCTGGGCCACTACGAGCGCTTCGTACGCACCCGCCTGAGCCGCAAGAACTCGGTCACCACCGGCCGCATCTACGAGAACGTGATCCGCAAGGAGCGTCGCGGCGACTACCTGGGCGCGACCGTGCAGGTCATTCCGCACATCACCGATGAGATCCGCCGCTGCATCGACGAAGCCACCGAAGGCTACGACGTGGCGCTGGTCGAGATCGGCGGCACCGTCGGCGACATCGAGTCGCTGCCGTTCCTGGAAGCGATCCGCCAGGTGCGCACCGAGCGTGGCCCGGAGAAGGCGTTGTTCATGCACCTCACCCTGGTGCCGTACATCGGCGCCGCCGGTGAGCTGAAGACCAAGCCGACCCAGCATTCGGTGAAGGAGCTGCGTTCGATCGGCATCCAGCCGGACGTGCTGCTGTGCCGCTCCGAGCAGGCAGTGCCGGATTCTGAGCGCCGCAAGATCGCCCAGTTCACCAACGTCTCCGAGCGCGCCGTGATCAGCGTGCCGGACGTCGACGTGCTGTACCGCATTCCGTCGGGCCTGCACGCGCAGGGCCTGGACGAGATCGTCGTCAACCAGCTGAAGCTGGCCGACAAGGTCGGCCCGGTCGATCTGTCGATGTGGGAGGACGCGGTCGACGCGACCCTGCATCCGCTGGATGAAGTGACCATCGCGGTGGTCGGCAAGTACGTTGATCACCAGGACGCGTACAAGTCGGTTGGCGAAGCGCTCAAGCACGGCGGCCTGCGCCAGCGCACCAAGGTCAACCTGAAGTGGCTGGAAGCACAGGACCTGGAAGGCACCGACATGGCCGCGCTGGCCGATGTCGACGGCATCCTGGTGCCGGGTGGCTTCGGTGACCGTGGTTTCGAAGGCAAGGTGCTGACCTCGAAATTCGCCCGCGAGCAGCACGTGCCGTACTTCGGCATCTGCTACGGCATGCAGGCGGCCGTCGTCGATTACGCGCGCAACGTGGTCGGCTTGGAGGGCGCCAACAGCACCGAGAATGATCGCCAGTCGCCGAACCCGGTGATCGGCCTGATCACCGAATGGCGCACCGCCACCGGCGATGTCGAGAAGCGTGACGACAAGAGCGACCTGGGTGGCACCATGCGCCTGGGCCTGCAGGAGCAGCGCCTGAAGCCGGGCACGCTGGCCCGCGAGCTGTACGGCAAGGACGTGGTCGCCGAGCGTCACCGCCACCGCTACGAGTTCAACAACCGCTACCGCACCCAGCTGGAAGATGCGGGCCTGGTGATCGCCGGCAAGTCGATGGACGACACCCTGGTGGAAGTGGTCGAGCTGCCGCGCGACGCCCACCCGTGGTTCCTGGCCTGCCAGGCGCACCCGGAATTCCTGTCCACCCCGCGCGACGGCCACCCGCTGTTCATCGGTTTCATCCGTGCTGCGCGCGAGCGCAAGGCCGGTGGCAAGCTGCTGCAGGAAGCCCGCGCCTGA
- the kdsA gene encoding 3-deoxy-8-phosphooctulonate synthase, which yields MKLCGFEVGLDQPLFLIAGPCVIESMQLQLDTAGKLKEVTDKLGVNFIFKSSFDKANRTSGTAFRGPGMEEGLKVLAEVKKQIGVPVLTDVHEYTPMDEVASVVDVLQTPAFLVRQTDFIRKVCSAGKPVNIKKGQFLAPWDMKPVVEKAKATGNEQIMVCERGASFGYNNLVSDMRSLAVMRDTGCPVVFDATHSVQLPGGQGTSSGGQREHVPVLARAAVAVGISGLFAETHPDPSKALSDGPNAWPLDQMEALLETLMELDAVTKKHGFSRFA from the coding sequence ATGAAACTGTGTGGATTCGAGGTCGGGCTGGACCAGCCCCTGTTCCTGATCGCCGGCCCCTGCGTGATCGAGTCGATGCAGCTGCAGCTCGATACCGCCGGCAAGTTGAAGGAGGTCACCGACAAGCTCGGCGTCAACTTCATCTTCAAGTCCAGCTTCGACAAGGCCAACCGCACCTCGGGCACCGCGTTCCGTGGCCCGGGCATGGAAGAGGGCCTGAAGGTCCTGGCCGAGGTCAAGAAGCAGATCGGCGTGCCGGTGCTGACCGACGTCCACGAATACACCCCGATGGACGAAGTGGCGTCGGTGGTGGATGTGCTGCAGACCCCGGCGTTCCTGGTCCGCCAGACCGACTTCATCCGCAAGGTGTGCTCGGCCGGCAAGCCGGTCAACATCAAGAAGGGCCAGTTCCTGGCGCCGTGGGACATGAAGCCGGTCGTGGAGAAGGCCAAGGCCACCGGCAACGAGCAGATCATGGTCTGCGAGCGCGGTGCCAGCTTCGGCTACAACAACCTGGTCAGCGACATGCGCTCGCTGGCGGTGATGCGCGATACCGGTTGCCCGGTGGTGTTCGATGCCACCCATTCGGTGCAGCTGCCGGGCGGGCAGGGCACCAGTTCGGGCGGCCAGCGCGAACACGTGCCGGTGCTGGCCCGTGCCGCGGTGGCGGTGGGCATCTCCGGCCTGTTCGCCGAGACCCATCCGGATCCGTCCAAGGCCCTGTCCGATGGTCCCAATGCGTGGCCGCTGGATCAGATGGAAGCGCTGCTCGAGACCCTGATGGAGCTCGACGCGGTGACCAAGAAGCACGGCTTCTCGCGCTTCGCGTGA
- the eno gene encoding phosphopyruvate hydratase — protein MSTIRSIHAREILDSRGNPTLEAEVILEDGSFGRAAVPSGASTGTKEAVELRDGDKTRYLGKGVRKAVDNVNTTIANALKGFEATDQAGLDRRLIDLDGTENKGRLGANALLGVSMAAAHAAAASNKQALWQYLAAKTGVTPSLPVPMMNIINGGAHADNNVDFQEFMVLPVGFTSFSEALRAGTEIFHSLKSVLKGHGLSTAVGDEGGFAPDFRSNVEALDTILEAIGKAGYTAGEDVLLGLDVASSEFFENGKYNLVGENKRLTSEQFVDFLADWAAQYPIITIEDGLAENDWAGWKLLTDRIGKKVQLVGDDLFVTNPKIFQEGIDSGTANAILIKVNQIGTLSETLEAIAMADRAGYAAVVSHRSGETEDTTIADIAVATTATQIKTGSLCRSDRVAKYNQLLRIEEALGAGARYAGRDAFVSLKR, from the coding sequence ATGAGTACGATCCGCAGCATCCACGCCCGTGAAATCCTCGACAGCCGTGGCAACCCCACGCTGGAAGCCGAAGTCATCCTGGAGGACGGTTCGTTCGGTCGCGCCGCGGTTCCCTCCGGCGCCTCGACCGGCACCAAGGAAGCGGTCGAGCTGCGTGACGGCGACAAGACCCGTTACCTGGGCAAGGGCGTGCGCAAGGCCGTCGACAACGTCAACACCACCATCGCCAATGCGCTGAAGGGTTTTGAAGCCACCGACCAGGCCGGCCTCGACCGTCGCCTGATCGACCTCGATGGCACCGAGAACAAGGGTCGCCTGGGTGCCAACGCACTGCTGGGTGTTTCGATGGCCGCCGCGCACGCCGCCGCCGCCTCGAACAAGCAGGCACTGTGGCAGTACCTGGCCGCCAAGACCGGCGTGACCCCGTCGCTGCCGGTGCCGATGATGAACATCATCAACGGCGGCGCGCATGCCGACAACAACGTCGACTTCCAGGAGTTCATGGTGCTGCCGGTCGGCTTCACCTCGTTCTCGGAAGCGCTGCGTGCCGGTACCGAAATCTTCCATTCGCTGAAGTCGGTGCTGAAGGGCCACGGCCTGAGCACGGCGGTGGGCGACGAAGGCGGCTTCGCGCCGGACTTCCGCAGCAACGTCGAAGCGCTCGACACCATCCTCGAAGCGATCGGCAAGGCTGGCTACACCGCCGGTGAAGACGTGCTGCTGGGCCTGGACGTGGCCTCCAGCGAATTCTTCGAGAACGGCAAGTACAACCTGGTCGGCGAGAACAAGCGCCTGACCTCCGAGCAGTTCGTCGACTTCCTCGCCGACTGGGCCGCGCAGTACCCGATCATCACGATTGAAGATGGCCTGGCCGAGAACGACTGGGCGGGCTGGAAGCTGCTGACCGACCGCATCGGCAAGAAGGTGCAGCTGGTCGGCGACGACCTGTTCGTGACCAACCCGAAGATTTTCCAGGAAGGCATCGACTCGGGCACCGCCAACGCGATCCTGATCAAGGTCAACCAGATCGGCACCCTCAGCGAAACCCTGGAAGCGATCGCCATGGCCGACCGTGCCGGCTACGCCGCCGTGGTCTCGCACCGCTCGGGCGAAACCGAAGACACCACCATTGCCGACATCGCGGTGGCCACCACTGCCACCCAGATCAAGACCGGCTCGCTGTGCCGCAGCGATCGCGTGGCCAAGTACAACCAGCTGCTGCGCATCGAGGAAGCCCTCGGTGCCGGCGCGCGTTACGCGGGTCGTGACGCGTTCGTTTCGCTGAAGCGCTGA
- the ftsB gene encoding cell division protein FtsB has protein sequence MRDWRWMLLVLALLLGWLQYRFWFGPGNSGEVMMLEAQVANQERDNEGLQQRNDALAAEVKDLKEGQSAIEERARSELGMIKPGEKFYRVVEDAPVRPAQPAAGVTAQAGEHPADVP, from the coding sequence ATGCGCGACTGGCGCTGGATGCTGCTGGTGCTGGCCCTGTTGCTGGGCTGGCTGCAGTACCGCTTCTGGTTCGGTCCGGGCAATTCGGGTGAAGTGATGATGCTCGAAGCCCAGGTCGCCAACCAGGAGCGGGACAATGAGGGTCTGCAGCAGCGCAACGACGCGCTGGCCGCCGAAGTGAAGGACCTCAAGGAAGGCCAGTCCGCCATCGAGGAGCGCGCGCGCAGCGAGCTGGGCATGATCAAGCCCGGCGAGAAGTTCTACCGCGTGGTCGAGGATGCGCCGGTTCGTCCGGCGCAGCCCGCTGCAGGCGTCACTGCCCAGGCCGGCGAACACCCGGCGGACGTGCCATGA
- the ispD gene encoding 2-C-methyl-D-erythritol 4-phosphate cytidylyltransferase → MSAAIWVVVPAAGRGTRFGAPLPKQYLQAGGQILLAHTLDALLAHPAVAGAMVVIGQDDADWPGWNEWAGKPVLTCIGGATRAASVLTGLQALPDSVRADEFVLVHDAARPNLSLADLGRLLEVGRADPVGAILAAPVRDTLKRAGDDGGIDGTEPRERLWRALTPQLFRRHQLSRALSEAAFAGVEVTDEAMAMERQGQRPLLVEGSEDNFKVTTPADLDRFEFVLSRRAG, encoded by the coding sequence ATGAGCGCGGCGATCTGGGTGGTGGTTCCGGCCGCCGGCCGTGGAACCCGCTTCGGCGCGCCGCTGCCCAAGCAGTACCTGCAGGCGGGCGGGCAGATCCTGCTCGCCCATACCCTGGATGCCCTGCTGGCGCACCCGGCCGTGGCCGGCGCGATGGTGGTGATCGGCCAGGACGATGCCGACTGGCCGGGCTGGAACGAATGGGCCGGCAAGCCGGTACTGACCTGCATCGGCGGCGCAACCCGTGCCGCATCGGTGCTGACTGGGCTGCAGGCGTTGCCGGACTCGGTGCGCGCTGATGAATTCGTGCTGGTCCACGATGCCGCGCGACCCAACCTGTCCCTGGCCGATCTTGGTCGCCTGCTTGAAGTCGGTCGTGCCGATCCGGTCGGGGCGATCCTGGCCGCACCGGTGCGCGACACTCTCAAGCGAGCGGGCGACGACGGTGGCATCGATGGCACCGAACCGCGCGAGCGCCTGTGGCGCGCGCTGACGCCGCAGCTGTTCCGCCGCCACCAGCTCAGCCGCGCGCTGTCCGAAGCCGCCTTCGCCGGTGTTGAAGTCACCGACGAGGCCATGGCCATGGAGCGCCAGGGCCAGCGCCCGTTGCTGGTGGAAGGCAGCGAGGACAACTTCAAGGTCACCACCCCGGCCGATCTGGACCGGTTCGAATTCGTACTTTCCCGCCGCGCCGGCTGA
- the ispF gene encoding 2-C-methyl-D-erythritol 2,4-cyclodiphosphate synthase, whose protein sequence is MSTAPFPPVRIGQGYDVHAFGEGDHIMLGGVNVPHSCGVLAHSDGDVILHALCDAMLGALALGDIGQHFPPSDDRWKGADSSDFVRHCDSLLRERGWRVGNTDITVICERPKVGPHALAMRERIGGLLQLPLDAVSVKATTSEKLGFTGRGEGIAAQAVVLLVAA, encoded by the coding sequence ATGAGCACCGCACCGTTCCCGCCCGTCCGCATCGGTCAGGGCTACGACGTCCATGCCTTCGGTGAGGGCGATCACATCATGCTCGGCGGGGTGAACGTGCCGCACAGCTGCGGCGTGCTCGCGCACAGCGATGGTGACGTGATCCTGCACGCCCTGTGCGATGCGATGCTCGGCGCACTGGCGCTGGGCGATATCGGCCAGCATTTCCCGCCGAGTGACGACCGCTGGAAGGGGGCCGACAGCAGCGATTTCGTGCGCCACTGCGACAGCCTGCTGCGTGAGCGCGGCTGGCGCGTCGGCAACACCGACATCACCGTGATCTGTGAGCGTCCGAAGGTCGGTCCGCACGCTCTGGCCATGCGCGAGCGCATTGGCGGTCTGCTGCAGCTGCCGCTGGATGCGGTCAGCGTCAAGGCCACCACCTCGGAGAAGCTGGGCTTCACCGGCCGTGGTGAAGGCATTGCCGCACAGGCCGTTGTGCTGCTGGTGGCGGCATGA